The proteins below come from a single Juglans regia cultivar Chandler chromosome 12, Walnut 2.0, whole genome shotgun sequence genomic window:
- the LOC109010396 gene encoding uncharacterized protein LOC109010396 gives MDKAWMHIKDRLQSNEYAEGVRQFLSMAQAHTPASNHIRCPCRRCRNRAFHSIHTIEDHLFIMGIDPTYTEWIFHGEDDPFLDATFSDEEEDDASAYSDYINDVDEMLDDIRHGSFLDNSYRNDGNANPHEQPSTSTTPTNLNFEELVADARHPLYPSCDKFSKLSFIVKLLHIKSIAGWTMKSFDMVLKLLQVAFPDALFPDSYNDARRLQRGLGFSYKKIHVCPNDCALFWSENASLNACPKCNASRWIEETSKQRRIPQKVLRYFPLKLRLQRLFMSKKTAKAMRWHVEARVDDPTCMRHPADSKVWKDFDHKHERFSQDPRNVRLALASDGFNPFNNMSKPYSIWPVLLVPYNLPPWSCMKDPYTMLSLLIPGPKSPGNDIDVFLRPLMGS, from the coding sequence ATGGATAAGGCTTGGATGCATATCAAAGATAGATTGCAATCCAATGAGTATGCTGAAGGTGTTAGACAATTCCTGTCTATGGCGCAAGCCCACACACCTGCATCTAATCACATTAGGTGTCCATGTAGGAGATGCCGTAATAGAGCTTTCCATTCCATTCATACAATCGAAGATCATTTGTTCATCATGGGGATTGATCCAACTTATACGGAATGGATATTCCATGGGGAAGATGATCCTTTCCTAGATGCTACATTTTCtgacgaagaagaagatgatgccTCGGCTTACAGTGACTACATTAATGATGTCGATGAGATGTTAGATGATATTCGTCATGGGTCATTTTTGGATAATTCATATAGAAATGATGGAAATGCAAACCCACATGAACAACCATCCACCTCTACTACGCCAACAAACCTTAATTTCGAGGAGTTGGTAGCTGATGCACGACATCCACTTTATCCTTCATGCGATAAGTTTTCAAAGCTATCATTTATCGTAAAGTTGCTTCACATCAAGAGCATTGCTGGTTGGACCATGAAGTCATTTGATATGGTGTTAAAGCTTTTGCAAGTTGCATTTCCCGATGCTCTATTCCCTGACTCATATAACGATGCTCGTCGCTTGCAGCGTGGCTTGGgttttagttacaaaaagatACATGTGTGTCCAAATGATTGTGCCTTGTTTTGGAGTGAAAATGCATCATTAAATGCCTGCCCTAAATGTAACGCATCTAGGTGGATTGAAGAAACAAGTAAGCAACGAAGGATACCACAAAAGGTTCTTCGATATTTCCCCCTGAAGCTACGCTTGCAGAGGCTATTTATGTCAAAGAAGACAGCCAAAGCCATGAGATGGCATGTAGAAGCTCGGGTTGATGATCCAACATGCATGCGACATCCAGCAGATTCTAAGGTATGGAAAGACTTTGATCACAAGCATGAGAGGTTTTCCCAAGATCCTCGCAATGTTAGACTTGCTTTGGCGAGTGATGGGTTTAACCCATTCAATAACATGAGCAAACCGTACAGTATATGGCCAGTACTACTTGTACCTTACAACTTGCCCCcttggtcatgcatgaaagatccatacaCCATGTTGTCCTTGCTAATCCCTGGCCCTAAGTCACCAgggaatgatattgatgtgTTCTTACGTCCTCTTATGGGAAGTTGA